In the genome of Halapricum salinum, one region contains:
- a CDS encoding alpha-amylase domain-containing protein, with product MLGNITGGSEDFSRRDVLKSIGAAGAATAAGASFTGSASAAIGDSAVYQYYHTRWNDIRANLPTIADQGYDAIQVPPAQESKLSWNERDYDSEIFHTPLGYQPVNHKNFDSEFGTEWEYQQMVDEAHNQGLDVIADAVMNHMAYGVPFDQFPYFSYNDFHHWGEINYDDPESVEKGDLSGLPDLKQESSYVRGQLQDYLNKYADLDVDGVRFDAAKHMPEWFFRDHANQWADDRGLYKVGEVLNGDPNVCDSYAQTGQSVTDYPLYYTMKEDVFHQNGDMNALDGAGYVNWNSYRSMTFVSNHDSRPPQYERLAYAFILTYEGYPRVYSHRIGVNDGEIRNLLWIRNNLLSGGAAVRHVDTDLYIFDRGDALVAINRGSSQRSKWVYTDIGANQSLSDCTGTMGYVDTNGDSWVQLTIPAQEYVVYSTACHDGGGGGGSGIQDGGTYRITNVNSGKALDVEGGTGATGNGEDVHQWDYLGNANQHWTAEATGDGYYRLTPTHSGKCLDVSGGTSATQDGANVHQWDYFGNSNQQWAIEGLGGGEYAIKARHSGRYLDVSGYSTDNGATVHQWDWHGGDNQRWTFEQV from the coding sequence ATGTTGGGGAACATCACGGGGGGAAGTGAAGACTTCTCTCGACGAGACGTATTGAAGAGTATCGGCGCAGCAGGCGCAGCCACAGCAGCAGGAGCGAGCTTTACCGGCTCTGCGTCGGCAGCGATCGGCGACAGCGCGGTGTATCAGTATTACCACACGCGGTGGAACGACATTCGCGCGAATCTCCCGACGATCGCGGATCAGGGGTACGACGCGATCCAGGTCCCACCGGCCCAGGAGAGCAAACTGTCGTGGAACGAACGCGATTACGACAGCGAGATCTTCCACACGCCGCTGGGATACCAGCCCGTCAATCACAAGAACTTCGACAGCGAGTTCGGGACCGAATGGGAGTACCAGCAGATGGTCGACGAGGCCCACAACCAGGGCCTCGATGTCATCGCCGACGCGGTCATGAACCACATGGCCTACGGCGTCCCGTTCGATCAGTTCCCGTACTTCAGCTACAACGATTTCCACCACTGGGGTGAGATTAACTACGACGACCCCGAGTCAGTCGAGAAGGGTGACCTCTCGGGGCTGCCCGACCTCAAACAGGAGTCGAGTTACGTCCGCGGGCAACTGCAGGACTATCTGAACAAGTACGCCGACCTTGACGTCGACGGCGTCCGCTTCGACGCGGCCAAGCACATGCCGGAGTGGTTCTTCCGGGACCACGCCAACCAGTGGGCCGACGACCGCGGTCTCTACAAGGTCGGGGAAGTACTCAACGGCGACCCGAACGTCTGCGATAGCTACGCCCAGACCGGCCAGTCGGTGACGGACTACCCACTGTACTACACGATGAAAGAGGACGTCTTCCACCAGAACGGCGATATGAACGCCCTCGACGGCGCGGGGTACGTCAACTGGAACTCCTATCGGTCGATGACGTTCGTCTCGAACCACGACAGTCGGCCACCGCAGTACGAACGCCTCGCGTACGCGTTCATCCTCACGTACGAGGGCTATCCGCGCGTCTACAGCCATCGGATCGGGGTCAACGACGGCGAGATTCGGAATCTGCTGTGGATCCGGAACAACCTCCTGAGTGGCGGCGCGGCCGTCCGTCACGTCGACACCGACCTGTACATCTTCGACCGCGGGGACGCGCTTGTTGCCATCAATCGCGGCAGCAGCCAGCGCAGCAAGTGGGTCTACACCGATATCGGCGCGAACCAGTCGCTGTCGGACTGTACCGGGACGATGGGCTACGTCGACACCAACGGCGACTCGTGGGTCCAGCTCACGATTCCTGCCCAGGAGTACGTCGTCTACTCGACAGCCTGCCACGACGGCGGCGGTGGCGGCGGCTCGGGAATCCAGGACGGGGGGACCTATCGGATCACGAACGTCAACAGCGGCAAAGCCCTCGACGTCGAGGGTGGCACGGGCGCGACTGGCAACGGCGAGGACGTCCACCAGTGGGACTACCTCGGCAACGCCAACCAGCACTGGACCGCAGAGGCGACGGGCGACGGCTACTACCGTCTCACGCCCACCCACAGCGGCAAGTGTCTGGACGTCTCCGGTGGCACGAGCGCGACCCAGGACGGCGCGAACGTCCATCAGTGGGACTACTTCGGCAATTCGAATCAGCAGTGGGCGATCGAAGGCCTCGGCGGTGGCGAGTACGCGATCAAAGCCCGCCACAGCGGAAGATATCTCGACGTGAGCGGCTACTCGACCGACAACGGCGCGACCGTCCACCAGTGGGACTGGCACGGCGGCGACAACCAGCGCTGGACGTTCGAACAGGTCTGA
- a CDS encoding SRPBCC family protein, whose amino-acid sequence MATYKRSVRVDAPLDRVWEFHSSGDGLVALTPGWMNLEIESETGPDGEPDPDILETGSQIVSTVRPFGVGPRQRWVSAIVERERDDDYAVFRDEMVEGPFPHWVHTHSFYGDGDETVVRDFVEYELPGGGLGRAASPLAWVGFEPMFRYRHRKTKELLEPRR is encoded by the coding sequence ATGGCCACGTACAAGCGATCGGTCCGCGTCGACGCGCCGCTGGACCGTGTCTGGGAGTTTCATTCGAGTGGCGACGGTCTCGTCGCGCTCACGCCCGGGTGGATGAACCTGGAGATCGAATCGGAGACTGGGCCCGATGGTGAGCCCGACCCCGATATCCTCGAAACTGGTTCGCAGATCGTCTCGACGGTCCGACCGTTCGGCGTCGGGCCGCGCCAGCGCTGGGTGTCGGCGATCGTCGAGCGCGAGCGCGACGACGACTACGCGGTGTTCCGCGACGAGATGGTCGAGGGACCGTTCCCACACTGGGTCCACACACACTCCTTCTACGGGGACGGCGACGAAACGGTCGTCCGGGACTTCGTCGAGTACGAACTCCCCGGCGGTGGACTCGGTCGGGCAGCGAGTCCACTGGCCTGGGTGGGCTTCGAGCCGATGTTCCGCTATCGGCACCGGAAGACCAAAGAACTGCTCGAACCGCGACGGTGA
- a CDS encoding alpha-amylase domain-containing protein — translation MVSRDIATDVSRRQILKGLTGAAAAGVAGVSSAGTTAADHGAGEPVALQYFHEDWPTITDDLSRVSEVGIDAIWIQPPQKSRLTPGHEVRDGRGEPPFGYQPVDLLDFESVMGTEAELQTLIDTAHREGVEVYVDTVMNHMAAGMNFDNFPQFSWNDFHHQGGIPTWAYGFDPEDDRCFENGEPRDPDRIECDPELVEKGSIENLPDLKQSSEYVRTKLYNYMQKIANTGADGYRFDAAKNMPEWFFRQHANPWAENDFGGMFRVGEVFTTSVELAQQYADTGMHVFDYPLYFAIEDAFNHGDMRVLEGAGLIAQDSARAMPIVENHDTQHPDQYKLAHAFVLGAAGYPMLYNLYPDEILGDADFRNMIWVKKNLAGGSTIWRHTDANLAIFERESHLLVGLNNGSTTISQWVQTSWSDQILQDYSGTGEPIATDSEGWAYVTVPAGGWTYYAPTGESETGIQDGATYEIRNAYSGKYLDVAGWSSADGADVHQWSYHGGSNQRWTAEALDDGSYRLTPAHSGKALDVSGPSTDNGTNVHQWRWHGGDNQRWDIQSVGDGYRVSSRHSGKCLDVAGWSNADGGDVHQWEWYGNSNQRWYFEQV, via the coding sequence ATGGTATCGAGAGACATCGCTACGGACGTATCGCGCAGACAGATACTCAAAGGGCTCACGGGCGCGGCCGCAGCAGGCGTCGCTGGCGTCTCCAGCGCGGGGACGACGGCGGCGGACCACGGCGCAGGTGAGCCGGTCGCGTTACAGTACTTCCACGAGGACTGGCCGACGATCACCGACGATCTGAGTCGTGTTTCCGAGGTCGGGATCGACGCCATCTGGATCCAGCCGCCACAGAAATCGCGGCTCACGCCCGGCCACGAGGTTCGGGACGGCCGTGGGGAGCCACCGTTCGGCTACCAGCCGGTCGACCTGCTGGACTTCGAGAGCGTGATGGGAACCGAAGCGGAGCTACAGACTCTCATCGACACCGCCCACCGTGAGGGTGTCGAAGTGTACGTCGACACCGTCATGAACCACATGGCGGCGGGGATGAACTTCGACAACTTCCCGCAGTTCAGCTGGAACGACTTCCACCATCAGGGTGGGATTCCGACCTGGGCGTACGGCTTCGATCCCGAAGACGATCGCTGTTTCGAGAACGGCGAACCCAGAGATCCCGACCGCATCGAATGCGATCCCGAGCTGGTCGAGAAGGGATCGATCGAGAATCTGCCGGATCTCAAGCAGTCCTCGGAGTACGTCCGCACGAAGCTGTACAACTACATGCAGAAGATCGCGAACACGGGTGCAGACGGCTACCGCTTCGACGCCGCCAAGAACATGCCGGAGTGGTTCTTCCGCCAGCACGCCAACCCGTGGGCCGAGAACGACTTCGGCGGGATGTTCCGCGTCGGGGAAGTGTTCACCACCTCGGTCGAACTCGCCCAGCAGTACGCCGACACCGGGATGCACGTCTTCGACTACCCGCTGTACTTCGCCATCGAGGACGCGTTCAATCACGGCGACATGCGCGTGTTGGAAGGGGCCGGACTGATCGCCCAGGATTCCGCACGGGCGATGCCGATCGTGGAGAACCACGATACGCAACATCCCGACCAGTACAAACTCGCCCACGCGTTCGTCCTGGGCGCGGCGGGATATCCCATGCTGTACAATCTCTACCCCGACGAGATCCTGGGCGACGCCGACTTCCGGAACATGATCTGGGTGAAAAAGAACCTCGCGGGCGGTTCGACGATATGGCGACACACCGACGCGAACCTCGCGATCTTCGAGCGCGAGAGCCACCTACTGGTCGGCCTGAACAACGGTTCGACCACGATTAGCCAGTGGGTCCAGACCTCCTGGAGCGACCAGATACTTCAGGACTACTCCGGGACTGGCGAGCCGATCGCGACCGATTCGGAGGGCTGGGCGTACGTCACGGTCCCGGCCGGCGGCTGGACGTACTACGCACCGACTGGTGAGTCCGAAACGGGCATTCAGGACGGTGCGACCTACGAGATCCGCAACGCCTACAGCGGCAAGTACCTGGACGTCGCGGGCTGGTCGAGCGCCGACGGGGCGGACGTCCACCAGTGGTCCTACCACGGCGGTTCGAATCAACGCTGGACGGCCGAAGCGCTGGACGACGGCTCGTATCGACTGACGCCAGCTCACAGCGGGAAGGCGCTCGACGTGTCCGGTCCGTCGACCGACAACGGCACGAACGTCCATCAGTGGCGCTGGCACGGCGGCGACAATCAGCGCTGGGACATCCAGTCTGTCGGGGACGGTTATCGGGTGTCCTCACGCCACAGCGGGAAGTGTCTGGACGTCGCGGGCTGGTCGAACGCCGACGGCGGGGACGTCCATCAGTGGGAGTGGTACGGCAATTCGAATCAGCGGTGGTACTTCGAGCAGGTCTAA